The genomic DNA TTCATGAATCATCAGCATCCGGAACCTTATTGGAGGAAGGATATCCACCTCCCCTCCTACCCAAAGCTTGACCGTAACCTCAAGGTGGAAACGGTCGTGGTCGGTGGGGGCATCGCCGGGATCACCACTGCATATTTCCTTGCCAAAAGCGGAAAGAAGGTGGCTCTGATCGAAGCAGACCGGTTATTGAATGGGACAACCGGTCACACGACAGCCAAGATCACAGCGCAGCATGGCCTTATATACGATGAACTGATTCAGCATTTCGGTACAGAATACGCCAGGCATTATTACGAATCCAATGTGAAGGCGCTGGACTGGATCAGAAATTTGGCAAAAGAAGTCGACTGTGGCTTCAGTGAACAGGATGCCTATGTCTATGCGGAAACGAATGAGTATCTGCAGAAGGTACAAAAAGAGTATGAAGCGTATCTTGAACTTGGAATCGACGGAGAACTGGTGGAAACCATCCCCCTCGACATTCCCATTAAACAGGCCATCGTCATGAAAGGGCAGGCCCAGTTTCACCCTCTGAAATTCTTTAAGCACCTCATTGAATCCTTTATTGAACTTGGCGGTCAAGTATTCGAACAAACCCCTGCCGAGACCATTGAAGACGACACGGCAACAAAGGTCATAACATCGAGCGGTTATCATCTGGAATGTAATAAGGTAGCGATCTGCACACACTTCCCCTTCTTTGATGGAATGGGGCTTTACTTCACCAAGATGTATGCGGAGCGCTCCTATATCATCGGAATCAAATCGGAGAAAAAATTCCCTGGTGGAATGTATATCAATGCGGAAGATCCTTCCCGTTCCTTCCGCTCGGTCGTGCATGAAGGCGGGGAGCTGATCCTGATCGGTGGAGAGAATCATAAAGCCGGGCAGGGCAAGGATACACAGGAACACTATGAATCCTTGGAGAAATGCGGAAGTGCGGTGTTCGGGAAATCTGATACACTTCACCGGTGGTCTGCCCAGGACTTGATTTCAGTTGATAAAGTTCCTTATATCGGAACACTCACAGAGAAGCACCCTACCATCTTCGTAGCCACGGGCTTCAAAAAATGGGGGATGACGACCGGACCTTTATCGGGAATGATCCTGTCCGATTTGATACTTGGTCATCATAATATATACGCTGACCTCTACACCCCTTCACGATTTGTCGCCGACCCAAGCATTAAACACTTCATCTCGCAGAATGCCGATGTGGCCAAGCATCTTATAAAAGGAAAACTCCAGATTCCATTCAAGTCTTCCCGGGACCTCAAGAACGGGGAAGGAGCTGTCGTCTGGCATGGAGGGAAGAAATGCGGAGGGTATCGGGACGAGGAAGGCAGGCTCCACCTCGTGGATACCGCCTGTACCCATTTAGGCTGTGAAACTGCTTGGAACCAAGGTGATCTTACATGGGATTGTCCTTGTCATGGATCGCGTTTTTCTCCTGAAGGTACAGTCATTGAAGGACCAGCCCAAAAGCCGCTTCCATCGATTGATGAATAATCTATGACCCGGGAAATATTTATCGCAGGATATGACAAAACTAATTGAAAAGGGACCGCTCAAGCGGTCCCTTTTCAATT from Rossellomorea marisflavi includes the following:
- a CDS encoding FAD-dependent oxidoreductase, translated to MNHQHPEPYWRKDIHLPSYPKLDRNLKVETVVVGGGIAGITTAYFLAKSGKKVALIEADRLLNGTTGHTTAKITAQHGLIYDELIQHFGTEYARHYYESNVKALDWIRNLAKEVDCGFSEQDAYVYAETNEYLQKVQKEYEAYLELGIDGELVETIPLDIPIKQAIVMKGQAQFHPLKFFKHLIESFIELGGQVFEQTPAETIEDDTATKVITSSGYHLECNKVAICTHFPFFDGMGLYFTKMYAERSYIIGIKSEKKFPGGMYINAEDPSRSFRSVVHEGGELILIGGENHKAGQGKDTQEHYESLEKCGSAVFGKSDTLHRWSAQDLISVDKVPYIGTLTEKHPTIFVATGFKKWGMTTGPLSGMILSDLILGHHNIYADLYTPSRFVADPSIKHFISQNADVAKHLIKGKLQIPFKSSRDLKNGEGAVVWHGGKKCGGYRDEEGRLHLVDTACTHLGCETAWNQGDLTWDCPCHGSRFSPEGTVIEGPAQKPLPSIDE